The Pseudomonas extremaustralis genome contains a region encoding:
- a CDS encoding zinc ABC transporter substrate-binding protein ZnuA, whose protein sequence is MVIVSRLFPVFVVFVASLLVTGAAQAEVKVLTSIKPLQLIAAAVQDGVAVPEVLLPPGASPHNYALRPSDVRRVQSVDLLYWIGPDMEGFLPRVLKGRTATTVAVQDLLGMKLRRFAEDSHSHADDTDEHDHDHRPGSLDAHLWLSTVNARVIAARMAADLAGADPANAARYQSNLKAFDERLDALDARLKARLAPIGDKPYFVFHEAFDYFEDAYGLKHTGVFSVAAEVQPGAQHVAAMRTRLQEVGKTCVFSEPPLRPRLAETLVAGLPVKLAELDALGGYTPATAQGYEQVLEKLGNDLAGCLESL, encoded by the coding sequence GTGGTCATCGTGTCCCGACTTTTTCCCGTTTTTGTCGTATTTGTCGCCAGTTTGCTTGTCACCGGCGCCGCTCAGGCCGAGGTCAAGGTGCTGACCAGCATCAAGCCGTTGCAGTTGATTGCGGCGGCGGTGCAGGACGGTGTGGCGGTCCCGGAGGTGTTGTTGCCGCCGGGTGCATCGCCGCATAACTATGCGTTGCGCCCATCCGACGTGCGGCGCGTGCAGTCGGTGGACCTGCTGTACTGGATCGGGCCGGACATGGAAGGTTTCCTGCCTCGCGTGCTCAAAGGTCGTACGGCGACAACAGTGGCGGTGCAGGACCTTCTGGGCATGAAACTCCGCCGTTTCGCCGAAGATAGCCATTCCCACGCCGACGATACCGACGAACACGACCACGATCACCGCCCCGGCAGCCTGGATGCACACTTGTGGCTATCGACCGTAAACGCCCGTGTGATTGCTGCGCGGATGGCTGCCGATTTGGCTGGCGCCGATCCGGCCAATGCCGCGCGTTACCAGAGCAACCTGAAGGCGTTCGACGAGCGCCTGGACGCCCTCGATGCGCGCTTGAAAGCCCGTCTGGCGCCGATCGGTGACAAACCTTACTTCGTGTTCCACGAAGCCTTCGATTACTTCGAAGATGCTTATGGCCTCAAGCACACCGGTGTGTTCAGCGTTGCCGCCGAAGTGCAGCCAGGTGCCCAGCACGTGGCGGCGATGCGCACGCGTCTGCAGGAAGTGGGCAAGACGTGCGTGTTCAGCGAACCGCCGCTGCGTCCACGTCTGGCCGAGACGTTGGTCGCCGGGCTGCCGGTGAAACTGGCCGAGCTGGACGCATTGGGCGGCTACACCCCGGCCACGGCCCAGGGTTACGAGCAGGTATTGGAAAAGTTGGGTAATGACTTGGCGGGCTGCCTGGAATCCCTCTGA
- a CDS encoding methionine ABC transporter permease — MEVLMSFFANIDWSEIWLATGDTMIMLFGSLFFTVLLGLPLGVLLFLCSPRQLFEQKGLYALLSLVVNILRSLPFIILLIVMIPFTVLITGTSLGVAGAIPPLVVGATPFFARLVETALREVDRGIIEATQSMGATTRQIITNALLPEARPGIFAAITVTAITLVSYTAMAGVVGAGGLGDLAIRFGYQRFQTDVMVVTVVMLLVLVQILQTVGDKLVVHFSRK, encoded by the coding sequence ATGGAAGTCCTGATGAGTTTCTTCGCCAATATCGACTGGTCCGAGATCTGGCTGGCCACCGGCGACACCATGATCATGCTGTTCGGTTCGCTGTTCTTCACCGTGCTGCTGGGCTTGCCCCTGGGCGTGCTGTTGTTCCTGTGCAGCCCGCGTCAGTTGTTCGAGCAGAAGGGGTTGTATGCGCTGCTGTCGCTGGTGGTGAACATCCTGCGTTCGCTGCCATTCATCATCCTGCTGATCGTGATGATCCCGTTCACCGTTCTGATCACCGGCACCTCGCTGGGTGTGGCGGGGGCGATTCCGCCGCTGGTGGTGGGCGCGACGCCGTTCTTTGCACGCTTGGTAGAAACCGCCTTGCGCGAAGTGGACCGCGGCATCATCGAAGCCACCCAGTCCATGGGCGCCACGACGCGCCAGATCATCACCAACGCCCTGCTGCCCGAAGCCCGTCCCGGCATTTTCGCGGCGATTACGGTGACGGCGATTACACTGGTGTCCTACACGGCCATGGCCGGCGTGGTCGGTGCGGGCGGCCTGGGTGACCTGGCGATCCGTTTCGGCTACCAGCGCTTCCAGACCGACGTAATGGTGGTCACGGTGGTGATGCTGTTGGTGCTGGTGCAAATTCTGCAAACCGTCGGCGACAAGCTGGTGGTGCACTTTTCTCGAAAATAA
- the katE gene encoding catalase HPII: protein MSTKKPATPTKSELAGTDTVDRGNTNAKLQALEAFRSDATGQALRTNQGVKISDNQNTLKAGARGPSLLEDFIMREKITHFDHERIPERIVHARGTGAHGYFQTYENHSTLSKAAFLCNPAHKTPVFVRFSTVQGPRGSGDTVRDVRGFAVKFFTDEGNFDLVGNNMPVFFIQDAIKFPDFVHAVKPEPHNEIPTGGSAHDTFWDFVSLQPESAHMVLWAMSDRAIPKSLRAMQGFGIHTFRLINTEGRSSFVKFHWHPKVGTCSLVWDEAQKLAGKDTDYHRRDLWEAIEGGDYPEWELGVQIVAEEDEHKFDFDLLDPTKIIPEELVPITPLGKMVLNRNPDNFFAEVEQVAFCPGHIVPGIDFTNDPLLQGRLFSYTDTQISRLGGPNFHELPINRPVVPFHNGQRDAQHRTVIDKGRAAYEPNSIDGGWPKETPPAAQGGGFETYYERVDANKVRERSESFGDHFSQATLFFNSMSHHEKEHIIAAYSFELGKVEREFIRVRQVNEILANIDLELAKRVAQNLGLPAPTQGTVPPRKTSLKASPALSQVNLLSGDIKTRKVAILVADGVDGAAIAALKKALEAEGAHAKLLGPTSAPVTTADGKHLKVDASMEGMPSIAFDAVFVPGGKDSVKALSGDGVALHFLLEAYKHLKAIALASDAKPLLDLLKLEADAGLIVGSDAKAFKAFFAAIAQHRVWDREPKAKAIPA, encoded by the coding sequence ATGAGTACCAAGAAGCCAGCCACCCCGACGAAGAGTGAGCTTGCGGGCACCGATACCGTTGACCGTGGCAACACCAACGCCAAGCTGCAGGCCCTGGAGGCCTTCCGTTCCGACGCCACCGGCCAGGCCTTGCGGACCAATCAAGGCGTGAAGATTTCCGACAACCAGAACACCTTGAAAGCCGGCGCCCGTGGGCCGTCGTTGTTGGAAGACTTCATCATGCGTGAAAAAATCACGCACTTTGACCATGAGCGTATCCCGGAGCGCATCGTGCATGCCCGTGGCACAGGCGCCCATGGGTATTTCCAGACTTATGAAAACCATTCGACCCTGAGCAAGGCCGCTTTCCTGTGTAACCCAGCGCATAAAACCCCGGTGTTCGTGCGTTTCTCCACCGTGCAGGGCCCGCGCGGTTCGGGCGACACGGTGCGCGACGTGCGCGGTTTTGCGGTGAAGTTCTTCACCGACGAAGGCAACTTCGACCTGGTGGGCAACAACATGCCGGTATTTTTCATTCAGGATGCAATCAAGTTTCCCGACTTCGTCCACGCGGTAAAACCCGAGCCCCATAACGAAATTCCGACCGGCGGCTCGGCCCACGACACGTTCTGGGATTTTGTCTCGCTGCAGCCTGAATCGGCCCATATGGTGCTGTGGGCAATGTCTGACCGTGCCATTCCAAAAAGCCTGCGCGCCATGCAGGGTTTTGGCATCCATACCTTCCGCTTGATCAATACCGAAGGTCGGTCGAGCTTTGTGAAATTCCACTGGCATCCCAAAGTCGGCACCTGTTCCCTGGTGTGGGACGAAGCGCAAAAGCTGGCCGGCAAAGATACCGATTACCACCGTCGTGACCTGTGGGAAGCGATTGAGGGCGGCGATTACCCGGAGTGGGAGTTGGGGGTGCAGATCGTCGCGGAAGAAGACGAGCACAAGTTCGATTTCGACCTGCTCGATCCAACCAAGATCATCCCTGAAGAGTTGGTGCCGATTACGCCGCTGGGCAAGATGGTGCTTAACCGTAACCCGGACAACTTCTTCGCCGAAGTCGAGCAAGTTGCCTTTTGCCCTGGGCATATCGTGCCGGGTATCGACTTCACCAATGATCCGCTGCTGCAAGGCCGGCTGTTTTCCTACACGGATACCCAGATCAGCCGACTGGGTGGGCCGAACTTTCATGAGCTGCCGATCAATCGGCCCGTAGTGCCTTTCCATAATGGCCAGCGTGATGCCCAGCATCGCACCGTGATCGATAAGGGCCGAGCTGCGTATGAGCCGAATTCGATTGACGGCGGCTGGCCGAAAGAAACGCCGCCTGCGGCCCAGGGCGGTGGTTTTGAAACCTATTACGAGCGCGTCGATGCCAACAAGGTGCGCGAACGCAGTGAGTCGTTTGGCGACCACTTCTCCCAGGCCACGCTGTTTTTCAACAGCATGAGCCACCACGAGAAGGAGCACATCATCGCGGCCTACAGCTTCGAGTTGGGCAAGGTGGAGCGCGAGTTTATCCGCGTCCGTCAGGTCAACGAGATTCTGGCCAATATCGACTTGGAGCTGGCCAAGCGCGTTGCGCAGAACCTGGGCTTGCCGGCGCCGACCCAAGGCACAGTGCCGCCGCGCAAGACGTCGTTGAAAGCGTCGCCGGCGTTGAGCCAGGTGAACCTGCTGTCGGGCGATATCAAAACGCGCAAAGTGGCGATTCTTGTAGCCGATGGCGTAGATGGTGCGGCGATTGCGGCCTTGAAGAAGGCGCTGGAAGCCGAGGGTGCGCATGCCAAGCTGTTGGGGCCGACCTCGGCGCCGGTGACGACCGCCGATGGCAAGCACTTGAAGGTGGATGCCTCGATGGAAGGCATGCCGTCGATTGCCTTTGATGCGGTGTTTGTCCCTGGCGGGAAGGATTCGGTGAAGGCCTTGAGCGGTGACGGGGTTGCGTTGCACTTCCTGCTGGAAGCCTACAAGCACCTGAAGGCAATCGCGCTTGCCAGTGATGCCAAACCATTGTTGGATCTGCTCAAGCTTGAAGCGGATGCGGGGCTGATCGTGGGATCGGATGCCAAAGCATTCAAGGCGTTCTTTGCCGCGATTGCACAGCATCGGGTCTGGGATCGGGAGCCGAAGGCCAAGGCGATTCCGGCTTAA
- a CDS encoding methionine ABC transporter ATP-binding protein codes for MIEFHNVHKTYRVAGKEIPALHPTSLRVENGQVFGLIGHSGAGKSTLLRLINRLEQPSGGQINVDGEEVTALDANGLRRFRQQVGMIFQHFNLLASKTVADNVALPLTLAGELSRKDIDRRVAELLARVGLSDHAKKYPAQLSGGQKQRVGIARALATKPKILLCDEATSALDPQTTASVLQLLAEINRELKLTIVLITHEMDVIRRVCDQVAVMDAGVIVEQGSVADVFLHPQHPTTKRFVQEAEQVDENEQHDNFAHVPGRIVRLTFQGEATYAPLLGTVARETGVDYSILAGRIDRIKDIPYGQLTLAVTGGDMDAAFARFTAADVHMEVLR; via the coding sequence GTGATCGAGTTTCATAACGTCCATAAAACCTACCGCGTCGCCGGTAAGGAAATCCCCGCGCTGCACCCCACCAGCCTGCGCGTCGAGAACGGCCAGGTGTTTGGCCTGATTGGCCACTCCGGTGCGGGAAAAAGTACCTTGCTGCGTCTGATCAATCGCCTGGAACAACCCAGCGGCGGACAGATCAATGTCGACGGTGAAGAAGTCACCGCACTGGACGCCAACGGCCTGCGCCGTTTCCGTCAGCAGGTCGGGATGATCTTCCAGCACTTCAACCTGCTGGCCTCCAAGACCGTCGCCGATAACGTGGCGCTGCCGCTGACCCTGGCGGGCGAACTGTCGCGCAAGGACATCGACCGGCGCGTTGCCGAACTGCTGGCCCGGGTCGGTCTGTCGGACCATGCCAAGAAGTACCCGGCGCAGTTGTCCGGCGGCCAGAAGCAGCGCGTCGGCATCGCCCGCGCCCTGGCGACCAAACCCAAGATCCTGCTGTGCGACGAAGCCACCAGCGCCCTCGACCCGCAGACCACCGCGTCGGTCCTGCAACTGCTGGCCGAGATCAACCGCGAATTGAAGCTGACCATCGTGCTCATCACCCATGAAATGGATGTGATCCGCCGCGTGTGCGACCAGGTGGCGGTGATGGACGCCGGGGTGATTGTCGAGCAAGGCTCGGTGGCGGATGTGTTCCTGCACCCCCAGCACCCGACCACCAAGCGTTTCGTCCAGGAAGCCGAGCAGGTCGACGAAAACGAGCAGCACGATAATTTCGCCCATGTCCCCGGTCGCATCGTGCGCCTGACGTTCCAGGGCGAAGCGACCTACGCGCCGCTGCTGGGTACCGTCGCCCGTGAAACGGGTGTGGACTACAGCATCCTGGCCGGGCGTATCGACCGCATCAAAGACATTCCCTACGGGCAACTGACCCTCGCCGTCACCGGCGGCGACATGGATGCCGCATTTGCGCGCTTCACCGCCGCCGACGTCCACATGGAGGTGCTGCGCTGA
- the znuB gene encoding zinc ABC transporter permease subunit ZnuB, protein MADFLLYALLAGLALALVAGPLGSFVVWRRMAYFGDTLSHAALLGVALGFLLDVSPTIAVTVGCLLLAVLLVTLQQRQPLASDTLLGILAPSTLSLGLVVLSFMHEVRIDLMAYLFGDLLAISPTDLSWILGGSAAVLVLLVTLWRPLLAITVHEELATVEGLPVPALRMALMLLIAVVIAVAMKIVGVLLITSLLIIPAAAAQRHARSPEQMAIGASVLGMLAVCGGLALSWFKDTPAGPSIVVAAAALFLLSFVLPRRGV, encoded by the coding sequence ATGGCTGATTTTCTGCTCTACGCCCTGCTGGCAGGCTTGGCTCTGGCGCTGGTGGCGGGCCCGCTGGGCTCGTTCGTGGTCTGGCGGCGCATGGCGTATTTTGGCGACACCTTGTCCCACGCCGCGCTGCTGGGCGTGGCCCTGGGCTTCTTGCTGGATGTAAGCCCGACCATCGCCGTGACCGTCGGCTGCCTGCTGCTGGCGGTGCTGTTGGTGACCCTGCAACAGCGCCAGCCGCTGGCTTCCGACACGCTGCTGGGCATCCTGGCGCCGAGCACCCTGTCCCTGGGCCTGGTGGTCCTGAGCTTCATGCATGAAGTGCGCATCGACCTGATGGCCTACCTGTTCGGCGACCTGCTGGCGATCAGTCCGACGGATCTTTCGTGGATTCTCGGCGGCAGCGCAGCGGTGCTGGTGCTGCTGGTAACGCTGTGGCGCCCGCTGCTGGCAATCACCGTGCACGAAGAACTGGCCACGGTGGAAGGCTTGCCGGTACCCGCGCTGCGCATGGCCCTGATGTTGTTGATCGCCGTGGTGATCGCTGTCGCGATGAAGATTGTCGGCGTATTGTTGATCACGTCACTGCTGATCATTCCCGCCGCCGCCGCCCAGCGCCACGCCCGCTCGCCGGAGCAGATGGCGATCGGCGCCAGTGTGCTGGGGATGCTGGCAGTGTGTGGGGGCCTGGCGCTGTCCTGGTTCAAGGACACGCCAGCCGGGCCGTCGATTGTCGTCGCGGCCGCCGCCCTGTTTCTGCTGAGTTTTGTCCTGCCCCGTCGAGGGGTGTAG
- the znuC gene encoding zinc ABC transporter ATP-binding protein ZnuC, with amino-acid sequence MSNALIRLEHVGVTFAGQKVLDNIALSVEPGQIVTLIGPNGAGKTTLVRAVLGLLKPDTGSVWRKPKLRVGYMPQKLHVDPTLPLSVLRFLRLVPGVDRARAQAALQEVGAQQVIDSPIQSISGGEMQRVLLARALLREPQLLVLDEPVQGVDVAGQAELYSLITRLRDRLGCGVLMVSHDLHLVMSTTDQVVCLNHHVCCSGHPEQVSGDPAFVELFGKNAQSLAIYHHRHDHAHDLHGAVVDDPAAPHTHVHGDSCKHG; translated from the coding sequence ATGAGCAACGCGTTAATCCGCCTGGAACATGTCGGGGTCACATTCGCCGGGCAAAAGGTGTTGGATAACATCGCACTGAGCGTCGAACCGGGGCAGATCGTCACCCTGATCGGCCCCAACGGCGCCGGCAAGACCACCCTGGTGCGCGCCGTGCTCGGCCTGCTCAAGCCCGACACCGGCAGCGTGTGGCGCAAGCCCAAGCTGCGCGTGGGCTATATGCCGCAGAAGCTGCATGTCGATCCGACCCTGCCACTCTCAGTGCTGCGCTTTTTGCGCCTGGTGCCCGGCGTGGATCGCGCTCGCGCCCAGGCAGCCCTCCAGGAAGTCGGCGCCCAACAGGTGATCGACAGCCCGATACAAAGCATCTCCGGCGGCGAAATGCAGCGCGTCCTGCTGGCCCGCGCCCTGTTGCGCGAACCGCAATTGCTGGTGCTCGATGAACCCGTCCAGGGCGTCGACGTCGCCGGCCAGGCCGAGCTGTACAGCCTCATCACCCGCCTGCGCGACCGCCTTGGCTGCGGCGTGCTGATGGTCTCCCACGATTTGCACCTGGTGATGAGCACCACCGACCAGGTGGTGTGCCTGAACCACCACGTATGCTGCTCCGGCCACCCGGAACAGGTCAGCGGCGACCCGGCCTTCGTCGAGCTGTTCGGCAAGAATGCCCAGAGCCTGGCGATTTACCACCACCGTCACGACCACGCCCACGACCTGCATGGCGCCGTGGTCGACGATCCCGCTGCGCCCCACACTCACGTTCATGGAGATAGCTGCAAGCATGGCTGA
- a CDS encoding Fur family transcriptional regulator, producing the protein MPITPLASRPHDHSHCVHTALSEADTLCGQKGLRLTALRRRVLELVWQSHKPLGAYDILGVLSEQDGRRAAPPTVYRALDFLLENGLVHRIASLNAFVGCNHPEHAHQGQFLICRQCHAAIELEQKSISDAIIKSAADVGFQVEGQTVEVVGLCSGCQGA; encoded by the coding sequence ATGCCTATAACACCACTTGCCAGCCGTCCCCATGACCATTCTCACTGCGTGCATACCGCGCTGTCGGAGGCCGACACTCTGTGCGGGCAAAAGGGCTTGCGCCTGACTGCCTTGCGTCGTCGGGTGCTGGAGCTGGTGTGGCAGAGTCACAAACCGCTGGGCGCGTACGACATTCTCGGCGTGCTCAGCGAGCAGGACGGGCGCCGTGCGGCGCCGCCCACGGTGTACCGTGCCCTGGATTTTCTGCTGGAAAACGGCCTGGTGCACCGCATCGCTTCGCTTAACGCCTTTGTCGGCTGCAACCACCCGGAGCACGCACATCAGGGCCAGTTCCTGATCTGCCGCCAATGCCACGCCGCCATCGAACTTGAACAAAAAAGCATCAGCGACGCCATTATCAAGAGTGCCGCCGATGTCGGCTTCCAAGTCGAAGGGCAAACGGTCGAAGTGGTCGGTCTCTGCTCGGGCTGCCAGGGGGCTTGA
- a CDS encoding PA5502 family lipoprotein: MKLFTFRYLLLAAFSLLLGACQSTPPAAPEAPDARAAAIAQLERNLASSELATAEDQLAALQAQSPNDPALEAYQRQLAEAYLQRSQIVLQKGDVNAAATALSRARALMPKAPALTGGVNSAITHARKAELDKAEEALKAAEAKPAAKVIDPTAQSTTVALNLTDIEALRHQLDAIATDVVNYQCDVSIQAPRTQDYPWLATLLSKRVKRIDSGYDLKIHRQILKNIPAQIVLIPRKAE; the protein is encoded by the coding sequence ATGAAGCTGTTCACCTTCCGTTATCTGCTCCTTGCCGCATTTTCCCTGCTGCTGGGCGCCTGTCAGAGTACACCGCCCGCCGCCCCCGAAGCCCCGGACGCCCGTGCTGCGGCCATCGCGCAGCTGGAACGAAACCTGGCCAGCAGCGAGCTGGCCACCGCCGAAGACCAGTTGGCCGCCTTGCAGGCTCAATCGCCCAACGACCCGGCATTGGAGGCTTACCAGCGCCAATTGGCCGAAGCCTATCTGCAGCGCAGCCAGATCGTGCTGCAAAAAGGTGATGTCAACGCCGCTGCCACTGCCCTGAGCCGTGCCCGCGCGCTGATGCCCAAGGCCCCGGCGCTGACCGGTGGCGTCAATAGCGCCATTACCCACGCCCGCAAAGCCGAGCTGGATAAAGCCGAGGAAGCCCTTAAAGCCGCTGAAGCCAAGCCCGCCGCCAAAGTCATCGACCCGACCGCACAAAGCACCACCGTGGCACTGAACCTCACCGACATCGAAGCACTGCGTCATCAGTTGGATGCCATCGCCACCGACGTGGTGAATTACCAGTGCGATGTGAGCATCCAGGCGCCACGTACCCAGGATTACCCATGGCTGGCCACGTTACTGAGCAAACGGGTGAAGCGTATCGATTCGGGGTATGACCTGAAGATTCACCGGCAGATTCTGAAGAATATTCCGGCGCAGATCGTACTGATTCCGCGCAAGGCGGAATAA